From Dermochelys coriacea isolate rDerCor1 chromosome 15, rDerCor1.pri.v4, whole genome shotgun sequence, a single genomic window includes:
- the PHETA1 gene encoding sesquipedalian-1, producing the protein MKLNERSLVFYATCNSPADNAGFLFKRGERNTAYHRRWFVLKGNMLFYFEERESREPVGVIILEGCTVELCEAAEEFTFAIKFDCAKSRTYILAAESQAAVESWVKSLSRASFNYMRLVVKELEKQLEEMQGSLAGSHSVQRRSPIYRKTKPGLCLDPTSPALELPPPRERPMAPVPCAPLKENGCAVWNNAPCVDTLPAGDIPGGLADSGNGRTAAGSSHEGRVKPPPLPPRRRTSSGNSCGPAALPADCPVCPGTVSFSKLHDWYGREITELRREWLESQESHKL; encoded by the coding sequence ATGAAGCTGAACGAGCGGAGCCTGGTGTTCTACGCCACCTGCAACTCCCCCGCTGACAACGCCGGCTTCCTCTTCAAGAGGGGCGAGCGGAACACGGCCTATCACCGCCGCTGGTTCGTGCTGAAGGGCAACATGCTCTTCTACTTTGAGGAGCGGGAGAGCCGGGAGCCGGTTGGCGTGATCATCTTGGAGGGCTGCACTGTGGAGCTCTGCGAGGCCGCTGAGGAGTTCACCTTCGCCATCAAGTTTGACTGCGCCAAGTCGCGAACCTACATCCTGGCGGCCGAGAGCCAGGCTGCCGTGGAGTCCTGGGTCAAGTCCCTGTCGCGTGCCAGCTTCAACTACATGCGGCTGGTGGTGAAGGAGCTGGAGAAACAGCTGGAGGAGATGCAGGGGAGCCTGGCTGGCAGCCACAGCGTCCAAAGGAGGTCACCGATTTACCGGAAAACCAAGCCGGGGCTCTGCTTGGACCCCACGTCTCCGGCTTTGGAGCTGCCACCTCCCCGGGAGCGGCCCATGGCGCCGGTGCCTTGCGCCCCCCTGAAAGAGAACGGCTGTGCAGTGTGGAATAACGCTCCGTGCGTGGATACCCTGCCAGCGGGGGACATCCCCGGGGGCCTTGCCGACTCGGGGAACGGGAGGACGGCTGCGGGCAGCAGCCACGAGGGACGCGTGAAACCACCTCCTTTACCACCTCGCAGACGCACCTCATCAGGCAATAGCTGCGGCCCTGCGGCCCTGCCGGCAGACTGCCCGGTGTGCCCAGGCACGGTGAGTTTCTCCAAGCTCCACGACTGGTACGGCAGAGAGATCACCGAGCTGAGGAGAGAATGGCTGGAGAGCCAGGAAAGCCACAAACTGTAA